From the Ilumatobacteraceae bacterium genome, the window GGGCCCGAACCCGTCGGCCAACATTTCGTAGGCACGGCGGGTCGTCGTGTCCTCGCTGTAGTTCCCCTCGTCGGAGAACCCGAGGCGGAGCGACAACACCGGAGCGGCCAGGGCCAGCAGCACGATCGTGCCGCCGACCAGGGCCCTCCATGGGTGAGCTTGAACGACACGACTCCACCGGAACGGCAACGTCTGACGCGTCGGCTTGTCCTTCCGGGGCGGCAACTCACGACGCAACGGCGCGATCGCGAACCCGGCGAGCAGCGTGACGACAGCGAGCGGTGCCCCGATCAGCAGCGGGTTGATCGACAAGCCGAGCCCGAACAACGCGACCGCCACGAAGCCGGCGGCGACGATCCCGCGCCATCGGGTGACCTCGATCCGGTGTCCGGCGAAGCCGAGCAACGCCGGCAAGAGGGTGATTGACGCGATCATCGTGACCGCCACCGTCGTTGCGGCGCCGATCCCGAGACCCGAGATGAATTCGAGACCGATCAACAACATGCCGAGCAACGAGATCACCACCGTCACCCCAGCGAACACCACCGCCCGGCCGGCGGTGTCCATCGCGTTGACCGTCGCTTCCTCGAACGACTGACCCTTCTTCAAGTTCTCCCGATAGCGGGTCACGATGAACAACGCGTAATCAATCCCGACCGCGATCCCGATCATCGCCCCGAGCGTGGTCGCGAAGTCGGGAATCGTGACCAGGTTGCTGAACAGCGCCACGACACTGGCGCCGATCCCGACACCGAACAAGGCGACACCGATCGGCAACCCCATCGCCAGGACCGACCCGAACGCCAGGATCAACACGATGATCGCGAACCCCAACCCGATCAACTCCGACTCCGGCGGTTCGAACTCGGCCAACGCCTGGCCGCCGATCTCGACGGTCAACCCGTCAACGACCGGGATCCGTTCTTCCATCGAGGCGCCGATATCGCTCAGTTCGATCTGGTCCAGAGAGTCAGCGAGGTTCACCGTCGCGTAGGCGATCGATCCCGACGGGTCGATCTGGCGTTCACCCCCATCTTCGTAGGGGCTGAGCACGGTGACACCCTCGATCGTGTCGACCTCAGCGAAGTAGTCGGTCATCGTTGCCTGTACGTCCGCGTCGGTGACGCCTTGCTCGGCGCGAAACACGATCGACCCGGACTGCCGGCTCGCACCCTGTTGCGGGAAGAACTCCGACATCACCTCGAACCCGGTCGCGCTCTCCGACGCCGGGATCTCGAACGCGCTCGAATACGACGGGCCGACGATCACGTTCCCGAGCGCGGCGAAACCGACCAGCGCCACCAACCACGAGATCACCGTCGTACGCCGGTGTTGAAAGGTCCATCGACCAAGTCGAGCCATCACGTCAGCAAATCCAATCGTCCGCAGGGGAAGTTCGCGCAACGCTACGGTACCGTAGCATTCTCCGCGGTGACGAGAATTGAGCAAAGGTGGTCAAGTGACACGTGGCACACAACGAACGGTCCGTGACACCGCTCTCGAACTCCTCATCGCCCAAGGCGTGGCTGGATTCAGCATCGAGGAGATCCACCGCCGATGCGGAGTCGCGAAAACCACCATCTACCGCTACTGGCCAAGCGTCCACGACCTCCTCATCGACACCGTCGACAGCCAGATCCAACACCTACCGACACCTGACACCGGCACACTCCGATCCGACCTCGGCGCTCTCTTCGGACAAGTGATGTCCATGCCCGAACTCGCCTCCAAGCGACGCATGATGCTCGGACTCTTCCAAGCCGCCACCGACGACCCGCCGCTGCGTGACGCTCTCAACGCACTCACCACGAAACGATCCGAACCGGTCCGCAACGTGCTCCGCCAGGCCCGACAACGCGGCGAACTCCGCGACGAGATCGACATCGATCACGCCGTGAACATCATCGAAGGACCAATCATCTACCGCTACATGGTCCGCGGCGACACCTTCCACCCAGACGACCTCGACGCCATCCTCGACCTCGTCACCGCCGCCGTCACCAAGTGACGCAGTCGCAGAGCAAGCCACGCAGGATCGTTCGCCACGTCCAGCTGGTATCCGGGAGGTCGCACACGTCGTGCTCGCCGGGGCGCTGACAATCTGCGACCACAATCACGAAGCGACCCACGAACTGCTCAGGCCCGTATCAGGCCATCGCCTTCGACCACGCCGACGAGATCGCCACCGCCCTGCGACATTGCTATCCAACCCTGATCAAATGCCAGCAATCATCTCGTGCACCGCAGGAACACTGCAGGGACGGTACCGACCGACCGAACAAACCGGTACGTGTTATCGCAGCGTGGTGGATGCTCGCCATGCGGCAGGGAGCAAGACGCCGGCAAGGATTGCTTTCGCGAGGTCGCCGACCAGGAACGGGGCAACGCCATAGGCGATCGCGCTCGGCTCACCGACCGCCGCGGTGAGCGGAACATCGATCGATGCCGCGAGCCATACCGATCCGCACACGTAGATCACGGCCGTGCCGGCGAGGAACGCCGGCACTGCGGTGAACAGGTGTCGGTCCTGACCGTGCTCCGACATGAACCCGATCACACCGGCCGCGATGACGAACCCGACGAAGTACCCGGCGGTCGATCCGGTCGCGACGTCCCAGCCGCCTTGTCCGTCCGCGTAGAACGGAAGTCCGAGCGCACCGAGCGCGACGTAGAGCAGTTGTGACGATGCCCCCCGGGCGGCGCCGAGCGTTCCGCCGGCCAGGAGCACCGCGAAGGTCTGTCCGGTGACCGGCACGGGCGTGAAACCGAGCGGGATCGAGATCTGGGCTGCGACCGCGGTCAACAACGCGAACCCGGCCACCAACGCAACGTCGACGACTCGACGGCGCGGCATGAGGTCGACAAGCGTCGGTTGTCGGGTCGTGGTATGGAGCGCTGCGGTGGAAGCCATGATGAATCATTCTTGACCAAGTCGGAGGCGCAGCTCAATTCGCGCGCTCGGCGGATTGTTGTTGGTCGTAGATCTTCAGACGGCACGGCGGGACTCCCGCCCAACCACCGTCTCACAATGCGGTATGTTCACTACGATAGTTGAAGGCTCAAACAAATCAAGGGAGACAAACTATGCACGACGAATCCTCCGCTTCTCGACTCGAGCCCGGTCTTTGGCTCGTCGACCCGTCCAGGTCGACCATCGCATTTCGGACCCGAAACGTCATCGGCATGAAGGTCGATGGACGCTTCACCGATGTCGACGGCGCCGTCGAGATCGCCGATGCCGCCGCCAAACCCATGGTCCGAGTGTCGATTCCGGTGAAGGGGGTCGACTCCGGGAGCCGGATGCGTGATCGGGATCTGTTGAAGAAGTCGGTGTTCGATGCCGACCAGTGGCGGGACATCCGCTTCGAGAGCACCGACATCGTTCCCGGTGATCACGGCCGGTTCGCGATGAATGGCACGCTGCGTGTTCGCGACCGGGCCAAGTCCATCGAGCTGGCGGCGACGCAAGCCGAGTCCGGCCCCGGCGAGCACCGCTACGCGGCCACATGCACCGTCAACCCCCGCGACTTCGGCATCACCCACCCGTTCATCCGTCGCGATGTCGAGATCAACGTCGACGTCTGGCTCGAACGGGCCGGCGGGTGAGCGCGGACCGCACCAACGGTCCCAGTAGCGCCCACGGCGACGTCCGATGGCTCGACGCCGACGAGCAGGCCACGTGGCGGGCACTGCTGCTGTGCTCCCAGCTATTGGACGAGGCCCTCGACCGCCAGCTCCAACGCGACTCGGGACTGGCCCACAGCCACTACGCCATCCTCGCCGCGCTCTCGGAGGCCGCCCACTCCGCGATGCGAATGAACGAGCTGGCCTCGGTGCTTCGCTTCTCCTCCAGCCGGATGACCCACGCCATCACCAGCCTCGAACGCAAGGGATGGGTCACCCGCACCCGCTGCCCCGAAGACGGCCGCGGTCAACACGCGGCCCTCACCGACCGGGGCAGGCTGGTGCTCGAACAGACCGCGCCCGGACACGTCACCGAAGTCCGTCGCTGTGTCTTCGACCGCCTGACCCCGACCCGGCAACACCAACTGCGCGACATCTGTACCGCCATCCTCGACGGCCTCGACCCATAGCTCATCGTGCCGAAGTCGTATCGGCCGCGTCGGCGGGGCGGCGACCTCTACCGGGTGCGCCGCGCCGACCTGGCACCCGACGAGGTCGACGGGGTGCCGGTCGTCGCGCCAGCGGTGGCAATCCGCGACGCGATCGGGGATGATGCCGGTGCCGACTTCGTCGAACAGACGATCCGACGCGCCGAGGCACGCGAGCTGATCGGACGCCAGACCACCGCACGTCTGGCGGTTGCGCTCTACGACCGCGGCGCAACGCCCACGAAGCGGCCGACGACGAGATGAGCGAGCAACGCCGCCCCGGCGACCTGTCACACCTCGAACGGCTGATCGACCGCTGGTCGAACGCCGACTTGGAGGACCGCTCATCGGCCGGGCGGGGCATGCTCGGGGGTCTACAGGGTCGGCGAGTAGTAGACTTGCACACATGTCGGTGACGACGCTCGATGCCCGCGACGAGTTGCTCGGTTACGTCCACGACTACCTGAGCGCGGCCGCCAAATCCGGCGCCGGTGATCTTGGTCGGCTCGACTTCGTGTCGTCGTGGGAGCCGGCGCTTCGTAGCCGGTTCCTGGAAGGGATGGCCGAGGCCCTCAAGGCGAGTATCGAGGCGGACGACCTGGCTCCGGTCGAGGCCTACGTCCGCCTGATGCGGCGCGGGGGCGACCCAATCGCGCCGCAGTTCGATCCGTCGTTCGTCGATCGGGTGGGAAGCGAACTGCGAGCTCGAACCAGGCGGTGACTCTCGAGCTGGTCGAGCTCGGGCCGACCAACTTTGACTTGCTCGACGCCATCGAAAGAACTCCCGAGCCGACCGATGAGTGGGTTCGCGAGGTCGAGGACTTCATCCTCGGCCCGGCCGTGCGCACCCACCTGGACGAACCGGCGAGCTTCATCGTGGCGGTGAAGATCGACGGCGATGTGCGCGGCGCAGTCGTGCACCACCAGCTGGTCGAGTACCCGGGCTCGGAGTACATCAGCGCCGTGCTGATCGACCACCGCAGCCGTGGGCGGGGACACGGAAGATCGCTCGTCGAGGCCGTCGTGCAGCATGCAACCGGCGCGAGCGGACGTTCCTACGCCGTTTGGGCAGTGCATCCGGGCAACGCCGTCATGCTCGAACTGTCAGCTGCTGTCGGCGAGGAGTTCGCCGTCGACGGGCAAACGGGATATCGCTTCCTTGTTGCACCGTGACGCGGCCACCATCCGGTGGCCCGAGGTTTAGGCGGTGCCGCGGTGGAGGGCGTCGAGGCGGTCGGCGACTTGCTCACTGCGTCCGGGCATCAGCTTGCCGTACTGATCGAGTGTCATGGCCGCCGATGCGTGGCCGAGCATGTCTTGAAGAACCTTCACGTCGGCTCCGGCCGCTATCGCGAGTGACGCGCAGGTGTGTCGCAGGTCGTGCACGCGAAGACCAGTGAACCCGGCCTTGCGCACAGCCGGCTGCCAGACCCGGTGCCGGAAGTTGTGGATCTGCAATGGCGTGCTCCCGGGCGAAGCGAACACGAATGCGCCGCGCTCGCTCGGTGACTGCGTCGCGCCGAACCGTGCGTGCACCCCGAGCACGTCGGCGACGAACCGGGGCATGACGATCGTCCGATAGCTCGCCGTGGTCTTGAGCGGTGCGAGCTGCTGCTCGTCGGTGCCGAGTTGGTTCTCGACGGTGATGCGGCGTTGCAGCATGTCGACGTCGCTCCACCGCAGCCCGGCGAGTTCTCCGAGGCGAAGACCGCAGTACGCGCCGACCAACACGAACGCGCGGTAGCTCGGGTTGATGGTGTCAGCGAGGTCCTCGACTTCAGCCTGGGTGAGGAACCGCATCGGAACCCTCAACGGCTTGGGCGGCTTGATCGGGCCGAGCGGATTCTTCGCCAACCGCTCGTCCTCGACCGCGGCTCGCAGCAACGCGTTGAGCGTCCGGTACACCTGGTTCACCGTCGTTGGCGAAAGGTTGCGCTGCTCATCGGCCGACAGCTCGGCGATCCAGTGTCGCAGCGCCTCGGTCGTGATGGCTCCGAGCGCCATCGGGCCGAGTTCGATGTCGCCGACCTTCGCCAGGATGTGGAGACGGAGGTTGCCTTCGTAAATGCGCCGAGTGCTCTTGCGGAGGTCGACGCGCGTGCGCAGCCAGTGGTGCGCGTACTCGGCCAACGTGACGCGACCGGCCGACGGGTCGAACCACTGCCCTTTCGATCGGTCGGCGAGTTGGTTGGTGCGCCAGTTCTTCGCGGCTGTCAGGGTCGGGAAGTACTTGGCGTGCTCCTTGCCGTCGGCTCCGTAGCAGCGCGCCTTGTATGTGACCTTCGGCGCACCACGAGGTTCGCCGTGCTCGTCGAAGCGCACGACGGTGCGCTTCCAGATGCCTGGGTGCGCCGTGGTGTCCAGCGACGTCTCAGCCGGCTTCGCCATCACCAACCTCCTCCAAATCGATGGGGAACTCGTCATTGGTGGGGAACTCGTCGCCCTCGGTTCGGGCTCGCGACGTCAGGAACCCGCGGGCACCGAACTCGAGGATGTCGTTGCCCAGCTCTTGGAGTAGTCGTGCGAGCGGGTTGAGCTGGTCGTCGTACTTCGACTCGAGTTGGTAGAGACGTTGCAGCCGCCACTCGCGGAATCGTCGGAACCAGCCCGGGGGCCCGGCGATGAACCCGGGCGCGAGATCGCCGTCTTCGGCGCCGGTCAACTCGCCGATCGCCTCGTCGAACGCCGCAACCTGATCGTTGGTGCCGATCAAGCTGAGTGGCAGTGCATTGACTTCGTACCGGCTATCACGCATGAGCTCCGACTGCATGCCCGGCGGTGGGATGAAGAAGTAGGCGATCGGCACGTCGAGCACGAGGGACAGCAGGTAGAGCTCTTGAGCGTCGAACATCCGCTGCTTGTCGCCGTCCCAACGCTCCATCGCGCCGATCGACGACTGCGGCAGGATGTGGCCGGTGAGCTGGCCGAGTTCCCGGGCGAACTCCTGCTGTGTGTACCCCTTGCGCTCGCGCGCAGACCGGATGCGATACGACACGACCGAGTTGGCATTCAGCCCCTTGTCGGCGTCCGGGTGCCGGTCGACGGTGTTCGACTTGCGAGATCTGGCCATCTAGCGATCATCTCCACAGAAGTATGGTTGACATCAATACGACGATATACGTAACATCTTCCCTGTGTTGGGTAACCCTCTCGGAATAGTATCAGACTGGAACGAGATGCCGGTCACGATGTCCGTTGCTCAGGCGGGCAAGCTCCTGTTCGGCTACGAGAAGTCCAAGTCGTACGCACTCGCGAAGACCGGCGAGATCCCCACTCGCCGACTCGCGGGCAGCAGCAAGCAGATCGTGTTCCGAGACGACCTGCGCGCCAAGCACGACCCGAACTTCCCCGGCGTCGCTGCGGCGTAGGGAAGTGCTCCGATGATTCGGCGTCACCTGCCGTCGTCCCGCATGCGCCGTCGGCGTCGCCCGTCGTGCTTGTTGTCGGCAGCCGAGCAGAGCGGCGCCACGCCCGACTACTCGATCGACGAGCTGGCGCGGATTTACCCGGACGTGATCTTCCAGACGGCGGCAGCGGCGGCCGCCGACGCGGACATGCACTTCTACGACGCCGCAGTCGTGTGGCGTCTGCCGTGTGCCGCGTACGTCTGGACGCCCGCCGACGACTCGCGGGTCGTGTCGGTTGCCGGTCTCATCCCGCTCTCGCAGCTGTGGTTCGCCGAGGCGTACGACCGTCTCGACCGTGAGTTCGCCGTGGACGCGATCGGCCCCCAGGAAGTGCTGTGGCGCGACTGCGGCGGCGGGGAGTGGCAACGTGCGGAGTGACGTGACCGTCGTCGAACCGGCGCTTGGTGTCGTTGATCCCGCCGCCGTTGCGGGTACTCGTCGACCCGTCCGTCTGGGCGTGCCGCGTGCATCGGCCATCGTCGCTACGCCTCCCCGGTTCGGCCCCGCCTCGATTCGACTCC encodes:
- a CDS encoding helix-turn-helix transcriptional regulator, with amino-acid sequence MARSRKSNTVDRHPDADKGLNANSVVSYRIRSARERKGYTQQEFARELGQLTGHILPQSSIGAMERWDGDKQRMFDAQELYLLSLVLDVPIAYFFIPPPGMQSELMRDSRYEVNALPLSLIGTNDQVAAFDEAIGELTGAEDGDLAPGFIAGPPGWFRRFREWRLQRLYQLESKYDDQLNPLARLLQELGNDILEFGARGFLTSRARTEGDEFPTNDEFPIDLEEVGDGEAG
- a CDS encoding YceI family protein, which translates into the protein MHDESSASRLEPGLWLVDPSRSTIAFRTRNVIGMKVDGRFTDVDGAVEIADAAAKPMVRVSIPVKGVDSGSRMRDRDLLKKSVFDADQWRDIRFESTDIVPGDHGRFAMNGTLRVRDRAKSIELAATQAESGPGEHRYAATCTVNPRDFGITHPFIRRDVEINVDVWLERAGG
- a CDS encoding TetR/AcrR family transcriptional regulator: MTRGTQRTVRDTALELLIAQGVAGFSIEEIHRRCGVAKTTIYRYWPSVHDLLIDTVDSQIQHLPTPDTGTLRSDLGALFGQVMSMPELASKRRMMLGLFQAATDDPPLRDALNALTTKRSEPVRNVLRQARQRGELRDEIDIDHAVNIIEGPIIYRYMVRGDTFHPDDLDAILDLVTAAVTK
- a CDS encoding MMPL family transporter, with product MISWLVALVGFAALGNVIVGPSYSSAFEIPASESATGFEVMSEFFPQQGASRQSGSIVFRAEQGVTDADVQATMTDYFAEVDTIEGVTVLSPYEDGGERQIDPSGSIAYATVNLADSLDQIELSDIGASMEERIPVVDGLTVEIGGQALAEFEPPESELIGLGFAIIVLILAFGSVLAMGLPIGVALFGVGIGASVVALFSNLVTIPDFATTLGAMIGIAVGIDYALFIVTRYRENLKKGQSFEEATVNAMDTAGRAVVFAGVTVVISLLGMLLIGLEFISGLGIGAATTVAVTMIASITLLPALLGFAGHRIEVTRWRGIVAAGFVAVALFGLGLSINPLLIGAPLAVVTLLAGFAIAPLRRELPPRKDKPTRQTLPFRWSRVVQAHPWRALVGGTIVLLALAAPVLSLRLGFSDEGNYSEDTTTRRAYEMLADGFGPGFNGPLVAAVTIGDPTDAEAVSSLNAAIGNDPGVQFVSPATTDDPSSPQAALLQIILTTSPQDDATTDTIERLRSEIIPAVIDGTDLEVYVTGSTAAAIDFTDYLADRLFVFIGVVLLLSFVLLMMVFRSLLVPIKAVIMNLLSIAAAYGVVVAVFQWGWLKPVFGVEPAPIEPFVPMMMFAIVFGLSMDYEVFLLSRIREEYDRTRDSRTSVADGLASTAHVITAAAAIMIVVFGAFLLEDNRIIKLFGVGLAAAVLLDATLVRMLLVPAAMELLGDKNWWLPGWLDRILPSLNVEGPTDQPDPAPADHEPDLAPADHEPAH
- a CDS encoding MarR family transcriptional regulator; this encodes MSADRTNGPSSAHGDVRWLDADEQATWRALLLCSQLLDEALDRQLQRDSGLAHSHYAILAALSEAAHSAMRMNELASVLRFSSSRMTHAITSLERKGWVTRTRCPEDGRGQHAALTDRGRLVLEQTAPGHVTEVRRCVFDRLTPTRQHQLRDICTAILDGLDP
- a CDS encoding tyrosine-type recombinase/integrase: MAKPAETSLDTTAHPGIWKRTVVRFDEHGEPRGAPKVTYKARCYGADGKEHAKYFPTLTAAKNWRTNQLADRSKGQWFDPSAGRVTLAEYAHHWLRTRVDLRKSTRRIYEGNLRLHILAKVGDIELGPMALGAITTEALRHWIAELSADEQRNLSPTTVNQVYRTLNALLRAAVEDERLAKNPLGPIKPPKPLRVPMRFLTQAEVEDLADTINPSYRAFVLVGAYCGLRLGELAGLRWSDVDMLQRRITVENQLGTDEQQLAPLKTTASYRTIVMPRFVADVLGVHARFGATQSPSERGAFVFASPGSTPLQIHNFRHRVWQPAVRKAGFTGLRVHDLRHTCASLAIAAGADVKVLQDMLGHASAAMTLDQYGKLMPGRSEQVADRLDALHRGTA
- a CDS encoding biotin transporter BioY, producing the protein MASTAALHTTTRQPTLVDLMPRRRVVDVALVAGFALLTAVAAQISIPLGFTPVPVTGQTFAVLLAGGTLGAARGASSQLLYVALGALGLPFYADGQGGWDVATGSTAGYFVGFVIAAGVIGFMSEHGQDRHLFTAVPAFLAGTAVIYVCGSVWLAASIDVPLTAAVGEPSAIAYGVAPFLVGDLAKAILAGVLLPAAWRASTTLR
- a CDS encoding GNAT family N-acetyltransferase, which translates into the protein MTLELVELGPTNFDLLDAIERTPEPTDEWVREVEDFILGPAVRTHLDEPASFIVAVKIDGDVRGAVVHHQLVEYPGSEYISAVLIDHRSRGRGHGRSLVEAVVQHATGASGRSYAVWAVHPGNAVMLELSAAVGEEFAVDGQTGYRFLVAP